One Triticum dicoccoides isolate Atlit2015 ecotype Zavitan chromosome 5B, WEW_v2.0, whole genome shotgun sequence genomic window carries:
- the LOC119306495 gene encoding protein ESKIMO 1-like produces the protein MVCLVSSVIPSRDQKSLAKFMGPNGSLNVFTTAEYNATVEFYWAPFLVSSNSDDTQVHSVADRVIAWRSIAKHARHWHAAHFLVFNTYVWWLNNFEMKVLKNPRALPVKYMLVDQPVAYKEVLKMWAN, from the exons ATGGTGTGCCTGGTGTCGTCGGTGATCCCGTCGCGCGACCAAAagtccctggccaagttcatggggcCCAACGGCTCTCTCAACGTGTTCACGACGGCGGAGTACAACGCGACGGTGGAGTTCTACTGGGCGCCGTTCCTGGTGAGCTCCAACTCGGACGACACGCAGGTGCACAGCGTGGCGGACCGTGTTATCGCCTGGCGTTCCATCGCCAAGCATGCCCGGCACTGGCACGCCGCCCACTTCCTCGTCTTCAACACCTACGTCTGGTGGCTCAACAACTTTGAGATGAAAGTGCT gaagaatccTCGGGCGTTGCCGGTCAAGTACATGCTGGTGGACCAGCCGGTGGCGTACAAGGAGGTGCTCAAGATGTGGGCAAACTAG